A DNA window from Acidimicrobiia bacterium contains the following coding sequences:
- a CDS encoding ATP-binding protein, with protein sequence MTDTRPGAGESRQHAPTSRRYAMFRNLAVTFGDPGPESPSLAFYRQSVRLRALIGLVLAAVSLIAPGLEPRENLIVGGAVLAYVVFATIVDLLLARRSVTVAVAINIVVGMAAVFAVSVAVPAALYPALFTYILALVFFTVVGGAALGVPVAVLATVCGLIGQWAAPTEDQASTFVLATYLPFMLAIVFVIDGLTRKRRRTTRKFERLYDALRELSPDPDFDSTLESVTRALGEAVGASETQLLLVDEDRLVLATRVDQDELVGRRHSFPIDSSLAEPLRDVFRYGKPIVVPDVEDVPDADATFPEWSDRWLPLLREGGHRSLLFVPLRVTDETIGLLVTCFPWKGALDDEELSLLRSYADQVAIVIVRAEAYDRERRAARRLEEIDRLRSEFLAMVAHELRTPLTASKGFIGTVLTYWDRLSEAERRELLEKADRNQDELSRLTDQLLDFTRLEAGAVTPHVAIGKVDASVDDAVTGLAETLSAHTVVTDLRATRLVDADFEALRRVTANLLSNAAKFSPQGTTVTVGTRDEGDSVVVSVVDEGPGIPEVERERVFEPYYQVERSRHSRMGTGIGLAIARQFVEMHNGRITLDDAPGGGTCASFSIPASASATAWSPDPHPEPDPEPSPADV encoded by the coding sequence GTGACGGACACCAGGCCCGGAGCAGGCGAGAGCCGACAGCACGCCCCGACGTCGCGCCGGTACGCGATGTTCCGGAACCTGGCCGTCACGTTCGGCGACCCGGGCCCGGAGTCACCCAGCCTGGCCTTCTACCGCCAGTCGGTCCGTCTCCGGGCGCTTATCGGCCTCGTTCTCGCTGCCGTGTCGCTCATCGCGCCCGGGCTCGAACCGCGCGAGAACCTGATCGTCGGCGGCGCGGTGCTTGCCTACGTCGTGTTCGCCACGATCGTCGACCTTCTCCTCGCCCGCCGGTCTGTGACGGTCGCGGTCGCGATCAACATCGTCGTCGGGATGGCCGCCGTGTTCGCCGTGTCGGTGGCGGTGCCGGCCGCGCTCTACCCCGCGCTGTTCACGTACATCCTCGCGCTGGTCTTCTTCACCGTCGTGGGTGGAGCCGCTCTCGGGGTTCCTGTCGCTGTGCTCGCAACGGTATGTGGCCTGATCGGGCAGTGGGCGGCACCGACCGAGGATCAGGCGTCGACGTTCGTGCTCGCGACCTACCTGCCGTTCATGCTGGCGATCGTCTTCGTCATCGACGGGCTCACGCGCAAGCGGCGTCGTACGACCCGCAAGTTCGAACGCCTCTACGACGCGCTCCGCGAGCTGTCGCCCGACCCGGACTTCGACTCGACGCTCGAGTCGGTCACCCGCGCCCTTGGGGAGGCCGTGGGTGCCTCCGAAACCCAGCTGCTGCTCGTCGACGAGGACCGGTTGGTGCTCGCGACACGAGTCGACCAGGACGAGCTCGTCGGGCGTCGGCACTCGTTTCCGATCGACAGCTCCCTGGCAGAGCCCCTGCGTGACGTCTTCCGGTACGGCAAGCCGATCGTCGTTCCGGACGTCGAGGACGTGCCCGATGCCGACGCCACGTTTCCCGAGTGGTCCGACCGGTGGCTTCCTCTCCTGCGCGAAGGAGGGCACCGCTCGCTCCTGTTCGTTCCACTGCGCGTCACCGACGAGACGATCGGGCTCCTCGTCACGTGCTTCCCCTGGAAGGGCGCTCTCGACGACGAGGAGCTCTCACTGCTCCGGAGCTACGCCGACCAGGTGGCGATCGTGATCGTGCGAGCGGAGGCCTACGACCGGGAGCGTCGGGCAGCTCGCCGTCTCGAGGAGATCGACCGGCTGCGCTCGGAGTTCCTGGCGATGGTCGCCCATGAACTGCGCACACCGCTCACGGCGAGCAAGGGATTCATCGGCACCGTCCTCACGTACTGGGACCGTCTCTCCGAGGCCGAGCGCAGGGAGCTGCTCGAGAAGGCCGATCGCAACCAGGACGAGCTGTCGCGCCTCACGGACCAGCTCCTCGACTTCACGCGCCTGGAGGCCGGTGCGGTCACGCCACACGTCGCGATCGGAAAGGTCGACGCCAGCGTCGACGACGCGGTCACCGGTCTGGCCGAGACGCTCTCCGCCCACACGGTTGTGACCGATCTCCGGGCCACCCGCCTCGTCGACGCCGATTTCGAGGCGTTGCGACGAGTCACCGCCAATCTGCTGTCCAACGCGGCGAAGTTCTCACCGCAGGGCACCACGGTCACGGTCGGAACGCGCGACGAAGGAGACAGCGTCGTCGTCAGTGTCGTCGACGAGGGGCCAGGAATCCCGGAGGTAGAACGCGAGCGGGTCTTCGAGCCCTACTACCAGGTGGAGCGGTCCCGGCACTCGCGGATGGGGACGGGGATCGGCCTGGCCATCGCACGGCAGTTCGTGGAGATGCACAACGGGCGGATCACCCTCGACGATGCGCCCGGCGGCGGTACGTGCGCCAGCTTCTCGATTCCGGCGTCGGCGTCCGCGACAGCCTGGAGCCCCGATCCCCATCCCGAGCCCGATCCGGAGCCCAGTCCGGCCGACGTGTGA
- a CDS encoding penicillin acylase family protein yields the protein MRLKTVLSGLAVAVMVVVATSCIPIPAGPKEPTDPVPPAGATEAWTIMAPGNGNIHGVTAGDRDDQRVMYDSIDNAVAGGILGTDGHDLGRYYKDANFGIADEDIKRSQAPREGVEIFWDTYGVPHIYGDTETDAAFGAGFAVAEGRLVIAELARILGRTGLIELAPGGITDIFDVIGTATPEISYSEEELQAQIDRTIERLGPDEGRQMLDSLNAFTDGINRWLAGQGFVPQDVQGMWDQLGIPYPGWKPTDVVAAAILVGDIFGNGGGGEVCNSHALNALEKITGDAGTARALYDNFSYSEDPTATHHTDTTFPYPKFDAGDTGTDPAAVATLDLASSAEMCGADASIASQPSMSNFLTVAGSRTDTGQPIQVGGPQSGYFAPQLLFEMEIHGGDQHASGITFPGVGPWVVIGHNDHSSWTATAGGSDNTDQVVERLCEPDGSTPTVESMHYLHDGVCKAMTYPDARTANTVPRTVHGPVTDRGTAVDGSPVAVTRQRLNRGYEAVAAISFRRLNVGAVESADQFDDVMEDTSWSFNWGYADAHDIAFVHSGWYPVRRSGAPFDFPVWGTGEWDWPTNPDGSMMILPVAQRPHEVNPAKGYIPSWNNRIAPGWTWNDSAWGEGGVHRVDLIDSRVADATNLDAAGVVSIVQDAGTSDLRGDQVMEYVLRILDGTEAPNAVVGKARGVLGDWIATGAHRRDRNYNNVYDDPAVPIMDESWAPIVHAVFGAATDAERNAGIADGALTGLYDDVRPHKLDDHPGPFGSAFQTGWYSNVQRDLRAILGEGPVPSGGIQCGGGDLDACREQLWAALRIGTWRAQQAQFPWVRDNPSAWGKLTLAERITFLPYVTNFNTMRWVNKTTYQHVTSFRD from the coding sequence GTGCGCCTCAAGACCGTTCTGTCAGGACTCGCCGTGGCCGTCATGGTCGTCGTGGCCACGTCGTGCATCCCGATCCCCGCCGGCCCGAAGGAGCCCACCGACCCGGTGCCTCCCGCCGGTGCCACCGAGGCCTGGACGATCATGGCGCCGGGCAACGGGAACATCCACGGCGTCACGGCGGGCGATCGCGACGACCAGCGGGTCATGTACGACTCGATCGACAATGCCGTGGCGGGCGGGATCCTCGGCACGGACGGCCACGACCTCGGTCGCTACTACAAGGACGCCAACTTCGGGATCGCCGACGAGGACATCAAGCGGTCGCAGGCGCCCCGGGAGGGCGTGGAGATCTTCTGGGACACCTACGGCGTCCCCCACATCTACGGTGACACCGAGACGGACGCGGCGTTCGGCGCCGGGTTCGCCGTGGCCGAGGGCCGACTCGTCATCGCGGAGCTGGCGCGCATCCTCGGGCGCACCGGTCTCATCGAGCTCGCCCCCGGCGGCATCACCGACATCTTCGACGTCATCGGCACGGCGACACCGGAAATCAGCTATTCCGAGGAGGAGCTCCAGGCGCAGATCGACCGCACGATCGAGCGGCTCGGTCCCGACGAGGGCCGCCAGATGCTCGACTCACTGAATGCCTTCACCGACGGCATCAACCGCTGGCTCGCCGGACAGGGGTTCGTCCCCCAGGACGTGCAGGGGATGTGGGACCAGCTCGGTATCCCGTACCCGGGCTGGAAGCCGACCGACGTGGTCGCCGCCGCGATCCTCGTGGGCGACATCTTCGGCAACGGTGGTGGAGGAGAGGTCTGCAACAGTCACGCGCTCAACGCCCTGGAGAAGATCACCGGCGACGCCGGCACCGCCCGGGCCCTCTACGACAACTTCAGCTACTCCGAGGACCCGACCGCCACACACCACACCGACACCACGTTCCCGTACCCGAAGTTCGACGCCGGCGACACCGGCACCGACCCGGCGGCGGTCGCCACCCTCGACCTCGCCAGCTCGGCGGAGATGTGCGGTGCCGACGCATCGATCGCCTCACAGCCGTCGATGAGCAACTTCCTCACGGTGGCGGGCTCGCGAACCGACACAGGTCAACCCATTCAGGTGGGCGGACCGCAGTCGGGGTACTTCGCTCCGCAGCTCCTCTTCGAGATGGAGATCCACGGCGGCGACCAGCACGCCAGCGGCATCACGTTCCCCGGAGTGGGCCCGTGGGTGGTCATCGGCCACAACGACCACTCCTCCTGGACAGCGACAGCCGGCGGCTCCGACAACACCGACCAGGTCGTCGAGCGCCTGTGCGAGCCCGACGGCTCCACCCCGACCGTGGAGTCGATGCACTACCTCCACGACGGGGTGTGCAAAGCCATGACGTACCCCGACGCCAGAACGGCCAACACCGTTCCGCGCACCGTGCACGGCCCCGTCACCGACCGCGGCACCGCGGTCGACGGATCGCCGGTCGCGGTCACCCGCCAGCGGCTGAACCGGGGCTACGAAGCGGTCGCGGCGATCTCCTTCCGGCGACTCAACGTGGGTGCGGTGGAGTCGGCCGACCAGTTCGACGACGTCATGGAGGACACGAGCTGGTCCTTCAACTGGGGTTACGCAGATGCCCACGACATCGCCTTCGTGCACTCGGGCTGGTACCCGGTGCGCAGGAGCGGTGCACCGTTCGACTTCCCCGTGTGGGGAACCGGCGAGTGGGACTGGCCCACCAATCCCGACGGGTCGATGATGATCCTTCCCGTCGCGCAGCGTCCCCACGAGGTGAACCCGGCGAAGGGATACATCCCGTCGTGGAACAACCGCATCGCCCCGGGCTGGACCTGGAACGACTCGGCGTGGGGTGAGGGTGGCGTGCACCGTGTCGATCTCATCGACAGCCGCGTCGCCGATGCCACGAACCTCGACGCCGCCGGCGTCGTGTCGATCGTGCAGGACGCCGGTACCTCCGACCTGCGGGGCGATCAGGTCATGGAGTACGTCCTGCGCATCCTCGACGGCACCGAGGCACCCAATGCCGTCGTCGGCAAGGCCCGCGGCGTGCTCGGCGACTGGATCGCCACCGGCGCGCACCGGCGCGACCGTAACTACAACAACGTCTACGACGATCCGGCCGTCCCGATCATGGACGAGAGCTGGGCACCCATCGTCCATGCCGTTTTCGGTGCCGCAACCGACGCCGAGCGCAACGCCGGGATCGCCGATGGCGCCCTCACGGGGCTCTACGACGACGTGAGACCCCACAAGCTCGACGACCACCCGGGGCCGTTCGGGTCCGCCTTCCAGACAGGCTGGTACTCCAACGTCCAGCGCGACCTACGCGCGATCCTCGGCGAGGGGCCCGTCCCGTCGGGTGGGATCCAGTGTGGTGGCGGAGACCTCGATGCGTGCCGGGAGCAACTGTGGGCGGCGCTTCGGATCGGAACCTGGCGTGCCCAACAGGCGCAGTTCCCCTGGGTGCGCGACAACCCGTCCGCGTGGGGCAAGCTCACGCTGGCCGAGCGCATCACGTTCCTGCCCTACGTCACGAACTTCAACACGATGCGTTGGGTGAACAAGACGACCTACCAGCACGTCACCTCATTCCGGGACTGA
- a CDS encoding alpha/beta hydrolase: MRRLTPEAEVLVDSLGAMAEESIADVGVDAAREQEIGLEPDREPSLGSVRDATFEGSGGDVPVRVYRPGAGTVGTVVFFHGGGWVTGTLDAAEGFCRSVAAQAHADVVSVGYRLAPEHRFPAAADDCYDSLTWLEDNGDSVGVDGSRLAVCGSSSGGNLAASAALTARDRGGPRLHAQALVCPALDTRTDRPSHTDPGTGHFLGTRDMEFFWDCYLGEGRAPATDPRAVPMTADDLSGVAPALVVTAECDILQSEGSAYAEGLREAGVEVESSNYTGMFHGFYGFTNDLEDARRCVSHVAGYLATQLKRQGSGS, encoded by the coding sequence ATGAGGAGGCTCACACCCGAGGCGGAGGTGCTCGTCGACTCCCTGGGCGCCATGGCGGAGGAGTCCATCGCCGATGTCGGTGTGGACGCTGCACGTGAGCAGGAGATCGGCCTCGAGCCCGACCGTGAGCCGTCCCTCGGTTCGGTACGCGACGCGACGTTCGAGGGTTCCGGAGGTGACGTTCCCGTTCGGGTCTACCGACCGGGCGCCGGGACCGTCGGTACCGTCGTCTTCTTCCACGGAGGAGGGTGGGTGACGGGGACCCTCGACGCCGCGGAGGGATTCTGTCGGTCGGTGGCGGCGCAGGCACACGCCGATGTCGTCTCGGTCGGCTACCGGCTCGCTCCCGAGCACCGCTTCCCGGCTGCTGCCGACGACTGCTACGACAGCCTCACCTGGCTCGAGGACAACGGCGACTCTGTGGGTGTCGACGGGTCCCGCCTGGCGGTGTGCGGATCGAGCTCCGGGGGGAACCTCGCGGCCAGCGCGGCGCTCACGGCGCGAGATCGTGGCGGGCCGAGGCTGCACGCCCAGGCACTCGTGTGCCCCGCACTGGACACGCGAACGGACCGCCCGTCGCACACCGACCCCGGCACGGGGCACTTCCTCGGAACGCGGGACATGGAGTTCTTCTGGGACTGTTACCTCGGTGAGGGGCGGGCCCCGGCCACCGACCCACGTGCGGTTCCGATGACCGCCGATGATCTGTCGGGTGTCGCTCCCGCGCTCGTCGTGACAGCGGAGTGCGACATCCTCCAGAGCGAGGGCTCCGCCTACGCTGAAGGACTGAGGGAGGCGGGCGTCGAGGTCGAATCGTCGAACTACACCGGGATGTTCCACGGGTTCTACGGCTTCACGAACGACCTCGAGGACGCCCGGCGCTGTGTCTCCCACGTGGCGGGCTACCTCGCCACACAGCTGAAACGACAAGGGAGTGGTTCCTGA
- the rdgB gene encoding RdgB/HAM1 family non-canonical purine NTP pyrophosphatase has product MRERVVLATANPDKAREITDILGTARPDLVFVPRPTDVADVEETGDTLAENARLKASALADATGLPAIADDTGLVVDALGGAPGVHSARYAGEDATYAENVAHLLSQLARAGADEKAARTAVFATVVLVRWPDGREVAATGEVSGTIAAEGRGSEGFGYDPVFVPEEGDGRTFAEMTPAEKNALSHRGRALRTLAEGLRVVAVAEARNGDTADGETRDGAGGDDVR; this is encoded by the coding sequence ATGAGAGAGCGCGTCGTTCTCGCCACGGCGAATCCCGACAAGGCACGCGAGATCACCGACATTCTCGGCACAGCGCGCCCCGACCTCGTCTTCGTGCCTCGGCCCACCGACGTGGCCGATGTCGAGGAGACCGGCGACACCCTCGCCGAGAACGCGCGGCTCAAGGCGTCGGCGCTCGCCGATGCCACGGGACTGCCGGCGATCGCCGACGACACGGGCCTCGTGGTGGATGCGCTGGGTGGAGCCCCCGGCGTGCACTCGGCCCGCTACGCGGGCGAGGACGCCACCTACGCGGAGAACGTCGCACACCTCCTCTCGCAGCTCGCCCGTGCCGGTGCCGACGAGAAGGCCGCACGCACCGCTGTCTTCGCCACGGTCGTGCTCGTGCGCTGGCCCGATGGACGGGAGGTCGCGGCCACCGGTGAGGTGTCGGGAACGATTGCCGCCGAGGGACGGGGATCGGAGGGCTTCGGCTACGACCCGGTGTTCGTCCCCGAGGAGGGCGACGGTCGCACGTTCGCCGAGATGACACCGGCGGAGAAGAACGCGCTGTCGCATCGAGGGCGCGCCCTGCGCACTCTTGCCGAGGGGCTTCGGGTGGTTGCCGTGGCCGAGGCCCGCAACGGTGACACGGCGGACGGTGAGACACGCGACGGTGCGGGAGGGGACGACGTGCGATGA
- the rph gene encoding ribonuclease PH: MRNDGREPGDLRPVRFTRDYTDFAAGSILVEFGRTRVLCTASIEERIPPWLRGKGRGWVTAEYSMLPGSTSERSDREVAKGRPSGRTQEIQRLIGRSLRAVTDLEALGEVQLIVDCDALQADGGTRTASICGGYVALHDACTRLVADGTIPSHPITGTCAAISVGIVDGLPLLDLDYSEDVKAEVDMNLVMAGERLIEVQGTAEGSPFSRSELDALLDHAEAGIAEIMAAQAEVVADPPTSRRR, encoded by the coding sequence ATCCGCAACGACGGGCGCGAGCCGGGAGATCTCAGGCCTGTGCGCTTCACCCGCGACTACACCGACTTCGCCGCCGGTTCGATCCTGGTGGAGTTCGGTCGGACACGTGTCCTGTGCACGGCGTCGATCGAGGAGAGGATCCCGCCGTGGCTGCGCGGGAAGGGCAGGGGCTGGGTCACCGCCGAGTACTCGATGCTCCCCGGCTCGACGTCGGAACGCTCCGACCGCGAGGTGGCCAAGGGGCGCCCGTCGGGGCGCACCCAGGAGATCCAGCGGCTCATCGGGCGGTCGCTGCGCGCCGTCACCGACCTCGAGGCTCTCGGCGAGGTACAGCTCATCGTCGACTGCGATGCTCTCCAGGCCGACGGTGGAACGCGCACGGCGTCCATCTGCGGCGGTTACGTGGCACTGCACGACGCGTGCACCCGTCTCGTCGCCGACGGCACGATCCCGTCCCACCCGATCACGGGAACCTGCGCGGCCATCTCGGTCGGGATCGTCGACGGGCTGCCGCTTCTCGACCTCGACTACTCCGAGGACGTCAAGGCCGAGGTCGACATGAACCTCGTCATGGCCGGGGAGCGCCTCATCGAGGTGCAGGGCACGGCTGAGGGCAGTCCGTTCTCCCGCAGCGAGCTCGATGCACTTCTCGACCATGCCGAGGCCGGGATCGCGGAGATCATGGCGGCCCAGGCCGAGGTCGTCGCCGACCCGCCCACATCGCGCCGGCGGTGA
- a CDS encoding MBL fold metallo-hydrolase, translating to MGGVTVELTVLGVSGSYGSPTAGGACSGYLVRVGATTVWIDAGNGTFPNLQEHVDVADLTAVVISHAHPDHCVDLFGLHVLARYGLGRAGIPVYAPPGVREHLGGLVRGWGDTFDWHEVGDGDSVDVSGTDTPDRDASDPARSTPDRGLLRLAFSRTDHPPETLAVEVTAGDRRMIYTSDTGPGWEVGAFDPGADLVLSEASYLHAQRHTSFHLSAREAGEGARAAAARELMLTHLWPDVDPVAAVSEAEMAFGGPVSLAAPHIVVRV from the coding sequence GTGGGGGGCGTGACGGTGGAGCTCACCGTGTTGGGTGTGTCGGGGTCGTACGGATCGCCCACCGCCGGCGGTGCGTGCAGCGGGTACCTCGTGCGCGTCGGGGCGACGACGGTGTGGATCGACGCCGGGAACGGCACGTTCCCGAACCTCCAGGAGCACGTCGACGTCGCAGACCTGACGGCCGTGGTCATCTCGCACGCGCATCCCGACCACTGCGTCGACCTCTTCGGCCTTCACGTGCTCGCTCGATACGGCCTCGGGCGCGCGGGTATCCCGGTCTACGCCCCGCCGGGCGTACGCGAGCATCTGGGTGGGCTGGTGCGCGGATGGGGCGACACCTTCGACTGGCATGAGGTCGGCGACGGCGACAGTGTCGACGTGTCGGGCACCGACACTCCCGATCGCGACGCGTCCGATCCCGCCCGGTCGACGCCGGACAGGGGGTTGCTGCGGCTCGCCTTCTCACGGACCGACCATCCTCCCGAGACACTCGCCGTGGAGGTGACGGCGGGCGACCGACGCATGATCTACACGTCCGACACCGGTCCGGGATGGGAGGTCGGAGCCTTCGACCCGGGCGCCGACCTCGTGCTTTCGGAGGCCAGCTACCTGCACGCGCAGCGGCACACGTCGTTCCACCTGTCGGCCCGCGAGGCGGGAGAAGGAGCCCGGGCGGCCGCCGCCCGGGAGTTGATGCTGACGCACCTCTGGCCCGACGTCGATCCCGTGGCGGCGGTGTCCGAGGCGGAGATGGCGTTCGGAGGTCCTGTGAGCCTGGCCGCTCCGCATATCGTCGTACGGGTCTGA
- the murI gene encoding glutamate racemase — translation MPDGPIGVFDSGLGGLTVLRALLDLLPGEEVEYVGDTARFPYGPKPADEVRAHALEITDWLVERGSKAVVVACNSATAAALPDLREHFDAPVVGVIEPGLRAAAVVTRSRRVGVIGTVGTIASGAYQRAASALATSSGDGSEPGAPTGPLVLTCAACPGFVEFVESGDVDSDQVHVLVERMLAPVRDARVDTLVLGCTHYPLLARTIGDVMGRDVVLVSSADETAFEVRRLLTDRGLHRDPGRDETRREARARFFTSGDVDRFRALGTRFLGPEVDVVEQVAWGA, via the coding sequence GTGCCGGACGGGCCCATCGGGGTCTTCGACTCGGGCCTCGGCGGCCTCACGGTGCTACGGGCGTTGCTCGATCTCCTCCCGGGTGAAGAGGTCGAGTACGTGGGTGACACGGCGCGATTCCCCTACGGCCCGAAGCCGGCCGACGAGGTGCGTGCGCACGCGCTCGAGATCACCGACTGGCTCGTCGAGCGTGGTTCCAAGGCGGTCGTCGTGGCGTGCAACAGTGCCACCGCCGCGGCACTGCCGGACCTGCGGGAGCATTTCGACGCTCCGGTCGTCGGCGTGATCGAGCCGGGGCTGCGTGCGGCCGCGGTGGTCACGAGGTCGCGTCGCGTGGGTGTCATCGGAACGGTGGGGACGATCGCGTCGGGCGCGTACCAGAGGGCCGCCAGTGCCCTCGCCACCTCCTCCGGAGACGGATCGGAACCGGGGGCGCCGACCGGGCCACTCGTCCTCACCTGCGCCGCGTGCCCGGGTTTCGTCGAGTTCGTGGAGAGTGGCGACGTCGACTCAGACCAGGTGCACGTGCTGGTGGAGCGCATGCTGGCACCCGTTCGTGACGCCCGCGTCGACACGCTCGTCCTCGGCTGCACGCACTATCCGCTCCTCGCCCGTACCATCGGTGACGTGATGGGTCGCGATGTCGTGCTCGTGTCCAGCGCGGACGAGACCGCCTTCGAGGTACGACGCCTGCTCACCGACCGCGGGCTGCACCGTGACCCCGGGCGCGACGAGACTCGGCGCGAGGCCCGTGCACGGTTCTTCACGAGTGGCGATGTCGACAGGTTCCGGGCCCTCGGTACGCGGTTCCTCGGTCCCGAGGTGGACGTCGTCGAGCAAGTGGCGTGGGGGGCGTGA
- a CDS encoding L-threonylcarbamoyladenylate synthase: MSAGRSARTGGATGSGIDEAVRVLCAGGLVAFPTETVYGLGADASSPEAIASCFAAKGRPADHPVIVHVAERTALDEWSSEPPASARRLVEAFWPGPLTVVVPRADHVLDDVTGGQETVALRMPDQPVASALLRGFAAVRGRPSGIVAPSANRFGQVSPTTADAVTEDLGDAVDIVLDDGLCAVGVESTIVDCTADPPRILRPGVITAEQIGDALGTSPVERPSRSGTAEATPPPRVPGSLETHYAPRARVRVVATADEVLSAVANALGSGDRVGVLGALGDTSLPEGVVDLRVPSDPAGYARHLYARLREADRRGVDVIVALPPEPEGVGLAVADRLVRAAGGAR; this comes from the coding sequence ATGTCTGCCGGTAGGAGTGCACGGACGGGAGGGGCGACCGGCTCCGGGATCGACGAGGCCGTGCGCGTCCTCTGCGCCGGGGGACTCGTCGCCTTCCCGACCGAGACCGTCTACGGGCTGGGTGCCGACGCGTCGTCTCCGGAGGCCATTGCCTCGTGTTTCGCCGCGAAGGGGCGGCCGGCGGACCACCCGGTCATCGTGCACGTGGCAGAGCGCACGGCGCTCGACGAGTGGTCGTCGGAGCCGCCCGCCTCCGCACGGCGACTGGTCGAGGCGTTCTGGCCGGGTCCGCTGACCGTCGTCGTTCCCAGAGCCGACCACGTGCTCGACGACGTCACCGGCGGCCAGGAGACCGTGGCGCTTCGAATGCCCGACCAGCCCGTCGCCTCGGCGCTCCTGAGGGGCTTCGCGGCCGTCCGTGGGCGCCCGAGCGGAATCGTCGCACCGTCGGCCAACCGGTTCGGTCAGGTGAGCCCGACCACGGCCGACGCTGTCACCGAGGACCTCGGCGACGCGGTCGACATCGTGCTCGACGACGGTTTGTGCGCCGTGGGTGTGGAGTCCACGATCGTCGACTGCACCGCCGACCCTCCCCGGATCCTCCGCCCGGGCGTCATCACGGCGGAGCAGATCGGCGACGCCCTCGGAACGTCCCCGGTCGAGCGCCCGTCCCGGTCGGGCACCGCGGAGGCCACCCCGCCCCCTCGCGTCCCGGGAAGCCTCGAGACCCACTACGCGCCGCGGGCCCGCGTCCGCGTCGTCGCCACGGCCGATGAGGTGCTGTCGGCCGTGGCGAACGCCCTCGGGTCGGGCGACCGGGTCGGCGTTCTCGGAGCGCTCGGCGACACGAGCCTGCCCGAAGGGGTCGTCGACCTCCGCGTGCCGTCGGATCCCGCCGGATACGCGCGCCACCTGTACGCGCGCCTTCGCGAGGCCGACCGGCGGGGCGTCGACGTGATCGTGGCGCTGCCGCCCGAGCCCGAGGGCGTGGGTCTCGCCGTCGCGGACCGGCTGGTCCGAGCCGCGGGTGGGGCCCGGTGA
- a CDS encoding cysteine synthase family protein produces the protein MRYESILGTIGETPLVGLHELSPNPDVRVYAKLEGQNPGGSVKDRVALKMVELAEADGTLKPGDTILEPTSGNTGIGLAMIAKLRGYPLRVVLPENVSVERRQLLEIFGAEFVLSPPEEGSNGAIRVARELAEADPSLVMLFQYGNEANPLAHYEGTGPEIWRDCPEVDAFVAGLGTSGTLMGVGRWLKEKNPDVQVVAVEPPAGELVQGLRSLDDGFVPPIFDPAILDRKFIVRPRESIEWTRRLLDDCGVFSGISSGAALHGVAKIAETMESGTVVTVLPDGGWKYLSSGAWTDDLEVVVERATRINYW, from the coding sequence ATGCGGTACGAGTCGATTCTGGGAACGATCGGTGAGACGCCCCTCGTCGGCCTCCACGAGCTGAGCCCGAACCCCGACGTCCGCGTCTACGCCAAGCTCGAGGGGCAGAACCCGGGAGGGTCGGTCAAGGACCGTGTGGCGCTGAAGATGGTCGAGCTCGCCGAGGCCGACGGGACGCTGAAGCCGGGCGACACGATTCTCGAGCCCACGTCGGGCAACACCGGCATCGGACTCGCCATGATCGCCAAGCTCCGCGGCTACCCGTTGCGCGTCGTGCTCCCCGAGAATGTGTCGGTCGAACGGCGACAGCTTCTCGAGATCTTCGGTGCCGAGTTCGTGCTGTCGCCCCCCGAGGAGGGCAGCAACGGCGCAATCCGTGTCGCACGTGAGCTGGCCGAGGCCGACCCGAGCCTCGTGATGCTCTTCCAGTACGGCAACGAGGCGAACCCGCTCGCCCACTACGAGGGGACGGGGCCCGAGATCTGGCGCGACTGCCCGGAAGTCGACGCCTTCGTAGCGGGCCTCGGCACCTCGGGGACGCTCATGGGGGTCGGGCGGTGGCTCAAGGAGAAGAATCCCGATGTGCAGGTGGTCGCCGTCGAGCCCCCGGCCGGTGAGCTCGTTCAGGGGCTGCGCTCGCTCGACGACGGGTTCGTCCCCCCGATCTTCGACCCCGCGATCCTCGACCGGAAGTTCATCGTGCGCCCGCGCGAGTCCATCGAGTGGACGCGGCGCCTGCTCGACGACTGCGGCGTCTTCTCCGGGATCTCGTCGGGAGCCGCGCTCCATGGCGTGGCGAAGATCGCCGAGACGATGGAGAGCGGGACGGTGGTCACGGTCCTGCCTGACGGTGGCTGGAAGTACCTGTCGTCGGGTGCGTGGACCGACGATCTCGAGGTCGTCGTCGAGCGTGCCACCCGCATCAACTACTGGTAG